From the Hevea brasiliensis isolate MT/VB/25A 57/8 chromosome 15, ASM3005281v1, whole genome shotgun sequence genome, one window contains:
- the LOC131174033 gene encoding TATA-box-binding protein-like, with protein sequence MAARRNNPSGIVPTIQNIVSTVDLDCVLDLNHIAQHSRNSEYFPKRFSAVIMRIKDPKTTALIFASGKMVCTGAKTEAQSKLAARKFERIIQKLGFPAKFRDFRIQNIVASCDVQFTIRLEKFACTSHGAFSTYEPELFPGLIYRMKQPKLVLLIFVSGNVVIAGAKKRDDFYTAFDNIYPVLAEFKK encoded by the coding sequence atggCTGCCAGGAGGAACAACCCTTCAGGTATAGTTCCTACCATACAGAACATTGTATCGACAGTAGATTTGGACTGCGTATTGGATCTTAACCACATAGCACAGCATTCTCGCAATTCTGAGTACTTTCCTAAGCGTTTCTCCGCTGTGATTATGAGAATCAAAGATCCCAAAACTACTGCCTTGATTTTTGCCTCTGGCAAGATGGTCTGCACTGGTGCAAAAACCGAAGCGCAGTCTAAACTTGCTGCCAGGAAGTTTGAAAGAATTATTCAGAAGCTAGGGTTTCCTGCCAAGTTTAGAGACTTCAGGATTCAGAATATTGTTGCCTCTTGCGATGTTCAGTTCACTATCAGACTTGAGAAGTTTGCCTGCACATCCCATGGTGCCTTTTCCACCTACGAACCTGAACTCTTCCCTGGCCTTATCTACCGCATGAAACAGCCGAAGCTCGTGTTGCTTATCTTTGTCTCTGGGAACGTTGTGATCGCTGGAGCCAAGAAAAGGGATGACTTCTACACAGCCTTCGACAACATATACCCTGTTCTTGCAGAGTTCAAGAAGTAA